Part of the Mauremys mutica isolate MM-2020 ecotype Southern chromosome 1, ASM2049712v1, whole genome shotgun sequence genome is shown below.
cttggggcggcgtcccgtgggagggcggcaagcggctccggtggacctcccgcaggtgtgcctacggagggtcttctggtcccacggctccggtggacctcctgcagacgtgcctgcgaagggtccgctggtcctgcggcttcggtggagcatccgcaggcgtgcctgcaggaggtccaccggagccacgggaccagcggaccctccgcaggcacgtctgcaggtccagcggagccgcgggaccggcgaccgccagagcacccccctgcttggggcggcgcaaatcctagagccgcccctgcatgtggGTATAGAGGTTGCTGTGATGGCCGTAGCCTTTACAGCTACTCAACAACCCAACCCCTACTGGAATGGAGAAAAATAGAAGACAGGGTCAAAGAGGAAGTCATGGCTCAACTCAATATCCTACAGGCCCAAAGGGTTGAGGACTTGCAAGAACTCAAAGAGAGGTACTCCTCAAGAGACAGGATGTGAGCTCTGGCTATACAGTGGGAACAGGACTTGGCCAGAATTGAAAAAAAGAGATTGGGGAATGTGATGGTCCACACACCCCTAGGGTCAGGGTTGCATGGCCCATCGGTCAGTCTACAAAGCAGCCCTTCAGTGCAGGGTAgcatggcctagcagccagagtctatAAAGCAGCCCTTTTGCatagggcagcatggcctagcagccagagtctatAGTGTTGGGGCACCCCTTATAGGGTATGGCAGCCTCAGTAGGGGGgcccaggcccacccaactccaccaggccccaacccagggccctaacagcttgccactgactcagcaggggggtcctACCAAAATACACTGAGTTTCCCCAGGGGGAGGTACCACTccatcaccctccctgggtcacttcctaccagtgtCTGTGCTGGGATTTACCATGAGATGTCAGGTTCTCTGTGTTCAGCAGGGCCAGTCATCTCCAAGGGTTCCTCCAGTCATCAGGGTGCAGGCAGATTGCGGACGGCTTCAATTCCTAGTGCAGTCAGGGGCTATGGCTGGCCCTCCACAGGCACTTCCCCTGCAACCTCCCACCCAGAAtgagctgggctccctccctttatactactagagcacttggagcatgcccagtcttgCCTGGGAGGCGGGACTTCCACTGTCAATAACATGGGCTTAAGTCTGTCTGGGCTAGTGCAGGGTAAGCAGACCCCGTCACAGGGAACAAGTGTTTGATGCTGCAGAAGGAGCAGATTAAGCTCCAGAACTTGCTTAAGATCCAACTTGCTTCAGGTCCAGCATGGATAAAAGTAAAGAACTGGAGAGCCTGAAGGATTCATCCCTATGTAACattgacagaccccagtcatcgttgggcaggattgaacctgggaccactggagcttaatgcatgagctaaaagccacatggttcttaggcctggtctacactgggtggggggtggtgtcgatgtaagatacgcaacttcagctacgggaataacgtagctgaagtcgaagtatcttatttcgacttaacTCCCATCCTCACTGCGCAGGATCGACGGTcgcggctcccccattgactctgcttccaccgctcaccctggtggagttccggagtcgacgggagcgcgttcagggatcgatatatcacgtctagacaacatgcgatatatcgatccctgatagattgatcgctacccgccgcaTACCCTTAGTTAAGGCTGTAGcagtctcattaatctctaagtggtctcggtgccactagaggggacagaacatcacacccaggaggtgtgtgggttacacttagaAAAGAGTTGTAGTGGTTGCACCCTGAATGATAGCTTGAGCCACCCGGGACCTCAAACAGTTGAAATTAAGAGCTGCCTCACCCTAGCTCAGATGATACTAGAACACAAAAAGGCTGCAAGGCAAGGCCACAGCCAGACCCCAGCTAAAAAGAGCTCTCCCCAGGAGGAAAAAGGAAGATTAAAAATGATCCTAACATACTGAATGGCATCCATGCAACAGTGTGGGTACAGAAAGAACAAAAGCAGGTGTTACTAAGCCAGATACTAAAAGCTGTGGGCAAAACAGTACAGGTTTATCTGGATAAAGATGTCCTTAACCAGCCACTGGCGATGTGACCTAAGACCTGAGAAGAAGACAAGGCTTGTTTAGAAGCCCAAGCAAAGGACTGAATTTAAAGGCCCTAGAGCTGCAACTGAAGACCCTGGCAAGGGCAGACAGTTTGCTGGGTTTTTTGCTATCCCAGAAGGGGTTCCTTTTTGACTGTGTGACCTGANNNNNNNNNNNNNNNNNNNNNNNGAGATCAGAATGTTGCTTTAAAGTAGACATTACATTCTGTCTTTCATACAAAAACTGGACTGACATTAATTTAGAGCATAGGCAAGCTAAGATACAGCCAGCTGGTTTCTAATAAAAATAGACAACTGGTTTGTTGTAATAAGAACCAATCTGATTCTTTATCCATAAGTCAAACTGCACTTGAACCATttctgaaattcaaaaaagaTTCTACTTAATTCTCTTTAATTCAGTTTTCACACACCACTGCAGTTCCTTCTTTCAGCAAGAAGCAGAAGTACACAAATAACTCGTGAAAGGGTAATTCTGCAGCAGGAAATACTATAAACTTTATGAGAAACCACATATTGCAAGGTTACCATATCACAGATGGCTGGTTATTTCACACCTCTACAGCTGGATGCATATCTGAACTGGACCTCAATCCCTTTTGAGATTTGGTCATTACTAATGTATAAGCCTGGTTCTTTCCTACTACACACACAGCAGACATCTCAAACTTGATTCTTTTCTCACAGCAGTTtacactggagtaactccactgacttcagtgaatttaCTTTTGATTTATACCCATGTAAAGGAGACAGTCATGAAGCCTGTTCTCTAGGAAACAAAGGTGTAATGCCTTGTCAATTCAATGGGCGTTGTCTCTGTATCAAAGAATAGAATTTTGGCCCACATAATTTAGGATGTGGGTCCACTAATTCCTGGGTCTTCAAAGGCACCAAATGCCTAAATATTCTTTGCAAGCATAAAACATTAATCATGCAAATCACCACTGGATTTAAATTAAATGCAGGGATTTATGCAATCCAGATGAAAATATCTGGCAGTGAATTCATAGTAACTTCTATCTTCCATATTTCAAACACTTCTAAAGATAAGCACTGAAATAGCTTTCTCCAGTGTACACAAAACCTTCTTTTTTTGAAATGTAAATGTTTTGAGTATTAGGTCACTTCCATAttgcaaaaaattttttttttttggagtttgGAACTATGTAATCATAATCAGTTCAAGCCCCAATCCAGAAGAAACAATTAAGATCTACTTCACCTTTAaagcatgtgaatagttccattgatttcaaatgggACTTTTCACATACTTAaaattgagcatgtgcttaagtgccttgctggtCTGGGGCCTATGTGCATACATGTAAAGTAATGACTTCAAACAAACTTGGGACAAATCGTTCTTTGATATAGGTGACTCGCTCTTGTCAACATTAGTGGTTACAACTTTACTCAACCTTAAGGGAATTCAAGAAGGCCAATATAAAAATATGTGAGAGAATGAAGGAAACTGAGGAATTCTCAAAGGAGTCTAAGGGAGTTAGGGGCCAAAATTCCATCCTAAAAGAGCAAAATATGCTCGTTGTGGCCAAGCAGCAAATAAGTTGGACATGCTAGCCAGCTGCAAATACTTGAAGAGTGTCAATATCTGAGAAGGAACGAATTGGTTTTAATGGACCAAAAAGGTAGGTTGGTTTGTTTGCAAGTTTCTAAAATgttctagagcagcggttctcaaactttagtaaCCCGAGAAACTCCCATTTTGATTTACAATTTTTCCTGGACCCTCAATCTTTTCCCCCAACtcatccccaggccctgccccaactccagcccttcctccaaggccccacctcttcctaccctcgctccacctctgccccacctctttccacacacaccctgagCGTGTCTTgtctccactccttcccctccctcccagcgcctccttcaTGCTGAggaacagctgttctgtggcatgcaggaggcactgggagggaaggggaggagttgagggaggaagggggaggagttaaTCAGCAGGGCCTatggaccccctggagtacctCAACTAGAAGGAGGAATACACTAAATAATCAAATAGCCTTTTCCGCCTCTAACTTCTCTGTTTCCAAACTccttaaataaaaatattgctcttCCCTGAATATATTAAGGTGTCAACCTAGGATTGGAAATGCACAAGATGGACAGTGGATGAGATaacagcctcattcactacacaatgCTGGTTGTaaggcccctgcctcattcactgcagcAGTTAAAAGgtgtgtaatgaatgaggcagaggttgCAAAGAAGATTTTCTACAGAAATTTCACCAATTCAATTCAACTGGTACAAGCCTCTGCACAGGGACTTACTGCATTGGTTTAAACATGGCTTATTTATGTACAAGTTGTACCTGCGCGTTACAAACTATACCAATACAAGCCAGGTTTGAATAGACAGAAGGGCTGGTCTCCACACAGTTTGTGTATTGACTTAAACAGATTGGTTTAGAAACCAATGTAGTTAAACTGATGCAACCCTctactgtggatgcagttatactattATCAAATTGCTTATAACTGTATATATTGTGTCATGGAAAATAATAGTATTTTGTCAATAATATGTAATGGTTTTTAAACCAATATGGTGAAAGCCGTACAAGCCCTAAGATTGTCTACACACATTACACTGGTTTAGCTAAAGGtctgtttggggtttgtttggggggtggggtttggTCTCTCCTCTTCTACTTTAAAGTATaagatctctggggcaggggtcaTTTTTTTgttatgtgtgtgtacagtgttagcactgtggggctgaggacTCTATTtgctatggcaatacaaatacaatttgaTTCTTATATATTATGTTCCTTGGTGCAGTGACCTTGTCTTGTCTGTAAAGTACTATGCCCTTCTGTGGTGCTAGATAAGCAATTATTAATAATAACTCTGTTTTTTGGCACTTGTGAGTTGTAACCAAATAAGTTTTTTAGCCCAGCTATTCCATTGTCAGTCATTCTTTGTGCACAGAGAAATGACCTACCATAGCAAGCACTAGATTGGCACAAGTATCAAAGGTCTGATTTGGGGTTTGTAAGCATATACTTAGGTGCCAGCTCCTTAATCAAGTTCACAAAGTCTGTTTTCTCTATGCATGCTCTGCACACTTCTCCCCAGCTATCCAGGATCTTCCTCAGCTCAACCACTCTCATCTTGGAGAGATCCACCGAGTTTAAGTCCAGTTTCCTTTCTGCAAAAACAAAGAATGTAAGACATGCTTTAGAGACCACAGGAGAGTTCATATTTGTCCTCAACTCTTCTGTGCTGCCAAAGAAAAAAATTCCAGTTCCTACAAATGTTCCAAAAGTATCTCCTATAACTCAGGTGATAGTTGAGTGAGGGACAAAAAGTTAAAcataaggggccagatcctcacctatTGTATATCTGCATAGTTCACGTGAAAAACAATAGAAttgcactgatttataccagctgaggatctggcctatcaaatctgattctgatctcattaagACACATATAAAAGTGGaaaccccattgactttaatggtgttactcctgatttaccccagtGTGTATCCCCAGGATCAGACTCAACTTTTCTCCTCAAAGTGATCACTTGTATAAGAAGTACATGGTTGTAACTATTGAAAATTGGAGTTTTGAACAAAAATCTATCAATTGGgtttttttccaaccagttacagattgttcagttttctttttattgttttttttttcaaaatgtcaataacatttttccattatttttgcaaaattttgaattgttttttgacCAAATCTGATTAAAAGGACAGATCTTCCTCTATCTACTGAATATCCTACCTTCTGTGGCTCAAAATGAAGTCTATATAAAAAGGATGGTGATTAGATCTTTGAAGGAGCTACAACACAGAGCCTTATGGCCCTCATGTAACAAGACATGGACTCATATAAGGAAATTTGGCAACCATTTTTTCTGCCTTATTCACCTGACACATGTACCCAGCAGGACCCTTGCTACACATAGTGATGTAACTCCTATCTTTGTTTTTAAGGCAAGTAAGAACATTGGTGTGTCCCATCATAGCCAttcccatggtccatctagcccagtatcctgtctgacagtgaccagtgccagatgcttcggGGGGAATGACCAGAAgaaggcaattatcaagtgatccatcccctgttatccagtcccagcttctggcaatcagaggcttagggacacccagagttgGAGTTGCGTCCTTGACCATCTTgtccaatagccattgatggacctatgctccatgaatttCTCAttcttttaacccagttatagttttggcctagacaacatcccctggcaacgagttccacaggttgactgtgcatcggGTGAAGAAGtacttacttttgtttgttttaaacctgctgcctattaattttattgggtggtTTGTGGGttttgtgaaggggtaaataacacttccctattcactttctccacaccattcatgatagcatagacttctatcatagcccctcttactcatctcttttacaagctgaacagtcccagtctgttTTTTCATCTCATATGGAACCTATTCCATACgaataatcacttttgttgcccttagCTGTACCTCTTAAattctggtttgtttgtttttttaagatcgGGGGACCTGAACTGCATGTGATGGTGGcaatattatctatccctttcctaatggttcctaacattctgttaacttttttgtctaccactgcacattgagcagatgttttcagagaactatccatgatgactccaagatctttcttgaatggcaacggttaatttagaccccctcattttgtatgtataggtaGGATGGTTTTCCAAATGTGCATtatgcatttatcagcattgaacttcatctgccattttgttgcccaatcgcccagcttagtgagatccctttgtaactctttgcagtcagttttATCTTGAGTAACTTtctattgtctgcaaattttgccatctcactgtttacccccttttccggatcatttatgagtatgttgaacagcacagtaTTTCACTTCTATCTGGAGAGAGACCGCTGGTGAGCACTTTGTAGCTCTCTGAGGAGGAGTCGGAGTCATGatatgttcttttaaaaataaaatcaaaaccctttaaaaaaattgataatTTTACTCTTTTAGAATTGCCAACCATTTTCAACTTCATAATAAAAAGAAATTGTGCCTTTGGAGACTATGAAACAGCTCCCACAACTGCGCAGGGGAAAGAATTGGGCCTGTTAAATGGCCAGCTTCTCAACAGTAGCCCTTATTCTGAGTAGAAACCTTCACAGCTGGAATTGGCAAAGCTAGACAACACTGCTCACTGATGCCAACAGCGGGACTCATGCTGCTTTCAGGGGGCTTTGCATCATGCCCTAAGGACTCTGAGCTTTAGCAACATATTGGTACAGTGGACGTTGGGTCAGAGTAACtctcgggggtggggagagggaacaggACACTTCAGTGTCCTAACGGCAGGATGGAAATACTGGCTGAATTGGGTACAGAGAATGGAAGAAGGTGCATTTTCATGAGTTAGTAATTTCCTTGGCCATTCCTCACCACCTCTCTGTGGCTTGGCATCCAGTAGTAGAGACTTTATTTTAAATGGCTTGTGTGGGCAGACTAATTCCTTGTGGAACTGGCTTAGGAACTGGCTTCCTAAGCTTCTCAAGCCCTGACTAGCATCCGTTCCAATTCCTGCATAAAAATTGCTTGCAAATATACCCAAGAGTGCCATGTGAGTGGTTCTGCTCAGCTAGACAACAGGATGCCTTTGCCTCTGGTTAGAGACATTAAAACACAAATGAAGGATAACAGGCATGGGGTCAGCACCCTGCCAGCTCTTCAAATTGAAGGTGACTTGCAAAGGAAAGGACCAAAGGGATTGTGCTTTGTTTCTGTGTTTTCCTGGCGCATACAGGCCTGAAAAGGTTTTTAATACACAGaaataaggatttttttcttGCTTGTTTTTTTACATTATGCATTCAGTTTTATCACAGAAAACTACATGGACAAGTAGAAAGTAGCAAGCATTCAACATCAGTTTCACGAAGGACGTGCAGCCTAActgaagagagagaagagaggttTTTTAATTCACCGTGTTTAAAATGATTCATTTTTTGTTAACAGCTACTTAACAAAAACACATGCAAAAAAAGCTCTCTCTTTAGAGAGTTCAACACAACTGCCCCTTCATGTAAGGGCTGAGAGAGTGCCCACCCACATACCTAAGCCAGCCAAAGAGTTCTCCAGCAAAAATAGTGAAGACAAGACTTAGTGCTCCTGATATTTCTAATTGGGGGAGGGCATTTCTGGCCTAATTTTTTAGAAGCAAAAAGAGTAGAAAcctatttattttcctttctacATCCCACTTGACAATGAATAGAAATGTGGTATGCAGGCAGGAGCCAATGGGGATACATGGGGATAACTAGGTACAGAATGCAACTAGATCTCTAGGCCCACCAGTTTGCTCCAGACTCTGGCCCTACCATATTTGAGCTCACAGATCTGAACGTCATTCTTCTTCAGTTTCTCGCATATCTTCGACACAGGCACATGAGCACTCATTGGGCGGCTGACCTCACTGATGATCTTCGTGGCTGCATCGCTTGTTGCCCCAATGTAATAGCACTGAAACAAGCAGGACACATCATCAGCACTAAGTCAAAATGGGGAGTGGCTCCTGCCAACTGCTGAGGGGTTCACGTTTAGTACTTTATacctccaactcccattgaagttgatgggatTTGAGGATGCTTAGCACCCTGAAGGATTGTACCCTAAAACTCAGACTCCTACCACTTCCTCTTTTGACAGAAGGACCTTCCCTGTGGTGGTGTGTTAAATGAATGCTTTGTTATGCTTGGTGGAATGTTGGGATATTGCAGGTCTGGCACAGCTCACAGAAAACAATGTGTGTTTGTGTTAGATACACCTTATATGAAGCAGCTTGGAAGCTGTTATTGTGCAAATAACAGATTCCTCTTACTCTGATtactattttgtacaaagtattattattaataagcCATTGAAAATACAAAATTCTGTCTCCAGGACATGAATTATATCACTCTTAACTCaataaatcataatttgaaacCAAGGGGACATTTCCATCTCATCATAACACCTTTTAGAATGGGGTGCATTTGATGGAAAACAATGGCCTATTTTTGTTACATCTTTCAATAGGCAGAGAGCAAACTAATACCCGGTACTTTCAATCAGAAGGATCTTTGTTTTGTATTAGGGGTCagattttgccacccttactcatgttgaataaTCTCACTGAGGAAAATGGGACTACTTGGCGTATGGGGTACTATCCAGCATGAGAATGGTTAGGCAGTTGGTGTGCTGAGGCCACTGCCCATCACACTGACTAAGACTGTTTTGTTGCCTCCTTGtgttcccccatctgtctgtctgtatccacctgttgtctcttgtcttacattTAGACCGTTGACtcgttggggcagggacagtctttttgcTCCGGGTTTGTATggtacctagcacagtgggggtcctggtccatgacatgCTCCTACGCAGTGTAGAAGCTACAGGAATACAAACAACACCACCGTCACCACCACCAGGCTCTAGGAGGCTAAGAAAACAAGAGAGGACATAGTGATGTCACTGTGTGACCATgcagtcagtgtgtgtgtgtgtgtgtgtgtgtgtgtgtgtgtgtgtgtgagatttaaTAGTTTTCaaagaactgaaaacaaaatggctGCCAGCCTTTGCAAACAACAGTCCTTCAAGATTTAAAGTGGCAGAATACAGACCATCAGTGCATAACAAAGCTAAAGACACCACAGAGGTCATCGGAACTGTCACTAGCCTAAAGCCAGGCTGGTGAGGTGCTGAATAGCACTGCAGCATTGTGCTCTGCCCAGAAGCTCTTCGCTATGGGGCTCTGTGATTCCTCTCCTACTCCTTATCTCTTGGCAGCTTAGCAGAGCAGAAAGAAGAATGAAGGGCATTTTTTCTCCCCAGTGAACACTGGGAAACAGCTGAAAAGCCTCTGAATTGTGAAGGACTCAGCCTTAAGGCATGGCAGGAGAACTTGGCATTAACAACTAAGGTAACAGTAGTTagattggggctggctgaagcCTACTGCACTGTCTCTTCTGCAGGCCAGAGACCTCCACTTCCAAAATGGAGGGTGGCCTAATGGCCTTTGGTGTCCGCAGCCTCAGCCCACATCCTTGCACAATGACAGCTCTTCTACTTACTCAAGGCTGTGCACCTACCACAGGCTTGAAAAATGTGTTGTCCCCATCCAACTGTAGGATGTAGGTCTGTGATTAGTGCTACCTCTGAACCCAGGAAACaaatctgtttatccacagaatagGTACATCATGGATGGCAGCAGGGCAAACCTCTTCCACATCGTCCTACCTGCTTTGATCTGGAGGGATCACTTCTAGGAATGAAAGGGCAGCTCAGTTCCTTGCCTTGCCCTCTTAGCTAAACTGTTGAAAAGGGTGCTAATTAGTGCCAATTGGGGTGGAGCATTTGGGGTCCCATCAAATGCCCAATGAATTAaaggaaagattcccattaatttcaaagaGTGTTGGATCAGGGTCTTAATGTGGGCCCTTATACACCTGAAATTAAATGGAAGCCTTCAAACTTATTTTATGTAAGCTAGCAGTTGGTAATAATTTTCAGCCACTGTTGATgtagctggatttgaaccagtgccCTACAGCTCAATACTAAATAACAGTGCAGATGAACCAATATTTTAATCAAAGAACCATCTAATCagtattttttttcaaagtatCATGAACTTAAAGACAAAAGAGACTAGTACCAAGCGGTGTTCTTTTCCTTTTGTATCCATGCAGCTGTTAACCAGTTCTTTCTCTATGGTGGCCATGGTGAAGTcagaatgtttttcttttaatgagtTGTAAAATCTGTCCAAAAATCCTTTACACACTGtaataagaaaacaaaatatataagCCACCCAGTAGGATCTAGCAAAGCTTAAGGAATTTTAATAGGTTGGATAAGAACAGGGATCCATTAGCACTtcataaaaacagaaaattacaGATTTTAACaaatgaagaattaaaaaaaccaaacaaagcaAAGATTTATTTCAGCATTTTAGCTCCCAGTATTGCCAACAGCTTTATATGTAGGAATAGAATTTGTCCTGTCAGCTCCAGATGTCTCCCCTGGCCTTAAGTCTTTTATTATAACAGGAGATCAGAATATGTCAGCATTTTGGTCTTGGTTTGATTAAGCTAATCTCAACTAGAAAATTTAATTGTGTTTaatcaccattttaaaaaaatcagtttaggtGAGACGATACTGCCCATGACTGGCCAGGGAAGACAAGGAAATTTTGTGTTCTGTCCATTTTAAATACGCATctggcccccattaccatagtatctgattgcctcagtctttaatgcaACCTACTGAATCACCAGTATCACCAGTATCACTTCCTAGGTGTCACACTGCAGCACCTCTAtagtctttaatgcatttattctcCCAACACCTCTGAGCTCTgtaagtgctgttatccccattttatggatggggaactgaggcatagaaaaaCTAAATGACTTGTGTAAGGTCAGACAGGAAATCTATATGACAGAACAGGCATTTGAACCTGGGCCTCCCAGCTAGCATTCTAACCGCTGGACAAAAACCTTGGTTAAGGAAGGGTCACTCAAGGGAAAGGATTTCAAGAGgtcatcagatgcatgtgggcagggccggctccagaccccagcacgccaagcacgcacttggggcggcgtcccgtgggagggcggcaagcggctccggtggacctcccgcaggcatgcctacggagggtcttctggtcccgcggctccggtggacctcccgcagacgtgcctgcgaagggtccgctggtcctgcggcttcggtggagcatccgcaggcgtgcctgcaggaggtccaccggagccgcgggaccagcggaccctccgcaggcacgtctgcaggtccagcggagccgcgggaccggcgaccgccagagcacccccctgcttggggtggcgcaaatcctagagccgcccctgcatgtggGTATAGAGGTTGCTGTGATGGCCGTAGCC
Proteins encoded:
- the CDNF gene encoding cerebral dopamine neurotrophic factor isoform X2 — encoded protein: MATIEKELVNSCMDTKGKEHRLCYYIGATSDAATKIISEVSRPMSAHVPVSKICEKLKKNDVQICELKYERKLDLNSVDLSKMRVVELRKILDSWGEVCRACIEKTDFVNLIKELAPKYMLTNPKSDL
- the CDNF gene encoding cerebral dopamine neurotrophic factor isoform X1, giving the protein MQRQPARAVCSPCAALALALALLCTGPWLAAALAPWGQEAQCEVCKGFLDRFYNSLKEKHSDFTMATIEKELVNSCMDTKGKEHRLCYYIGATSDAATKIISEVSRPMSAHVPVSKICEKLKKNDVQICELKYERKLDLNSVDLSKMRVVELRKILDSWGEVCRACIEKTDFVNLIKELAPKYMLTNPKSDL